The nucleotide sequence CACTTGACCAGTTAAGAAGCTAGACATCCACAATCTTATTCTTTCTGCTCTGAGTGATCTTCTCTGGTTGCCGAAATGCAGCTTCAAGTTCTCACTTGAGCCCATGATAGTTGATGAGGTGAAGCTTTGCAGCTACTCTGAGTTGCAAGACATTACTGATTTCAAGGCTGAGAGCTTGATTCAGAAGACTCTTTCAGGAAGATTGTTTCGTGGCACCATTGGTGAAGGATCTGAAAAACGACCGGCGATTGTAAAGACATGGGATTTTCTCCTTCCTTGGGGGGATGAGCATGCCCAACGCCTACATAAATTTTGTGTATGTTTGCCAGATACGTCTGAATTTGATTTCCTGTCTATTATTTTGAGTTAAATGATGTCAAGAGTTCTTTTTGTAGGACGAGATCGAGTTATTCACAGATGAAAGAGCAAATACGCATCCAAATTTGTTGAAGTTGTATAGGTACTGTTATGAGATGAGGCTTGCAGCTGTCTATGATGAAAAATTCACGAGAGTCTTGTCTGATGTGCTTCTGGCTGGTATTTATTACCTCGACTATTATGTTGAATGACTGTTCAGTCCGAATTTTCTGTGTTTTTTTATGATTTCTTTTTCTCGTTCGCAGATGACTTTGGATGGGATGACCGGATAAAAGTGGCAACTCAACTTGCCGATCTCTTGGCATGGTTGCATGAAAAGATAGTTGCTGTTGGCAGTGTTATTGCTTCATGCATTATGATAGATGAGGTTGAGTTTGAACCCTTGGTCGTCTTCTCGCACTTTTTATTTCTCTTAGATATTTGAAGATTCTAACACGTCATTACCTTACTGGCTTGCTGGAACCTGGACATTGTTTTGGCTTGCAGGaagtaaatataaaagtattcGACTTTGGTCACTTTTCAAATCATGTGAGCGACGATTGTAAAATTCCTGTTAAATATCTTGTCGGCAGGGAAGCTCCAGAGGTTTGGGCAGGCATGTTCTCTCATACTTCATCATCTCTGATGTGTTCATGCCCTAgattaaagattttcttttggttgtctaTGTATTGCATGATGCAACACTTTTTATTTGAGGTTTAGGTTTCATCAATCAAAACCCTccactttttccctttctttgcatttttttccctttttctattATCCTCATTACCCTTGTAATGAACAAGCTAGGTTTAGTTGTTAGACAAGACATTCTAGTTATGTGTCAGAGCCTATGGTTAGCTATGAAACTTTGATAGAAATGATAAGTTCTATGCATTGCAGTGTAAAAGATAGTTACACAGTCAgatcacttattaggtaattacagGTAAATCTCTTGATAAGTACTACTTAGTAATCTGGTAAAAACGGTAACTAACATGTTACCACATGTTAAAATTCATCGGTCGTCTTTATGCTGTTAGTATATAGAATTTAAATTCTTTCATAGTTTCTATCACCTTTTCCCCATTGTATGCATCAATCAAATTATACTAGAATTCTAAATTAGATAAACTTCTATGTTTTGAAACATGTATTGATGATGTCTTCCCTTCGAAACTTCTGTGATTGCTCTCCTTCCATAAAGTCCATAAAACACATGCTAGAATGGTCCTCCAGATTTTCTTCAACTCTTTGTTCCCTTTGCAGCACAACCAGCTACTTAGTAGCTCTTTTGTGGTTGATGAGGTCGCCACTTTATCACAAAAATGTACAGGAAAATATTCCAAATCTTTCCAGTAACTGCAATGCAAAAATTGTACAAGAAAAAATTCCAAATCTCTCGTACAAGTTGGTATTGTTTGTAGTTTCTTATCTAGGTATCCTGGATCATATTAATTTCTGATAATCTTTGTTGCTCGGACTGGGGTGCGGGTATTCGATACGGGTGTTGATCTAGAGAACGGATTCTTCATCACATAACTTTAGGATTCGAGGGTATGGATCAGACTATGGATACGGGTGCCAGGATACGGACAATAAATGTATATTACGACGCATATAAGTATATATTCGAGTACCTAAAGTTATTGATACAATAACGACAAACCCAGTGGAATTCTACAAAGTTATTgataaaactaataaaatttaattctTTAAAAACACctaatattaattcataagataTCTCATGTAATAGCAAAAAGCTCTTTTACTTTATATAACTATATATATGACATAAAACTGCAAAATCAAATCGACTATCCAATCATCAATACTTCTCGGTCATAGCACCCACGGTGAGTTGAGTGAGTTGACCAAATCCTGGGATATTCCACACCCTGCAGCAAGGATTTGAAGAGTCCAAGCAACATAGATAACTATTTCTACTGAAGAGGTCTTGTGCCTTGTTCCTATATATTGTTCATTAGCGTGCATAAACTCCTCAGTTCAGCAGCTGACTCTGCCAATAACTCtcatatttttatgtttttggtTGAAACAGAAAAGAGCTAGTGAAAAGAAGTCTGAATTTAGAATTATGACTTTTGAGCGTTCTCCCGTGGAGAATTTTCATTATATTTGATGTTTCTATTATATGCATAATATTTTTTACATAATTTATCTGCTTTTCTCTACTAAGTGAAGTTCTGTTCTTATATTTTCTGGATCGATACAGGTAAGCGGACGATGAAATCTGATGTTTATATATTTGGTCTTCTACTTCTGGAGCTGATAAGCAAAAAGAAGTTCAATTTTCGCAAGAATCCTGTGAGTGTGAAAAATTCAGTTGTAAAGGAGGCTAAACTTTGTGaaaaatatttggttcatgaATGTTTCAAAGAAGTTGATCATCCAACTGCACTTGatattgttgaggttttattttaagatgtaatattcttaaaatgagggtgaatgggaaatggagggaaaatgaaattttgagtaaaattttaagtttccccctcttaacaatgagacattgtccaatattggaagtggaagacatttttggtgggtatatatataattgctcttcttgtagctcttaaagagttaagaagaaagcaagcctcgcgccgtcgtcgtcgtcgtcgctcgctcggctcggctccgGCTCCGGCTCCGGCTCCGGCTCCGGCTCCGGCTCCGGCTCCGGCTCCGGCTTcggattgattgattaattttttggaccaaatttatttgttaatagtaaatattaacgtaagattatccgtatttgtaaacggatatttccagtgcttgctccacaaacatgtaatgacgtttggtcttgcactccttcttggctgctatatatatgagcagcaaatgttgaagaaagataccaaaaactcaacatacaattcgctcaacaaattggctatacattgcattccttcctctcagaacttccatacgtttttctgagtatatactccttcgttctgcattgtttttaacttcaaacaaagcaactgtaagtgtgatttgctaccgaactttgtgttcgccgaaacactggggtttgaagtaccgctacaccaggaAATAACtttgtgttattcgttctatcctgggaggaaataatccattaccttgggtactaggaggggattaaattccttaaggaaacactgtgaattcagtgggctcgaatttattattattgtttcattacgttaacttatattttgcagaattaatatttacaaatacaggaatattgaccgggaataacagaTATCACACATCTGGTATTCCTCTGCATGAATCTGGAACCAGAAGAAAGACCAATGATGAAGGATGTTTTAGATGTTTTGAGAGCACTGAGTATGGGAGTGAGGTgggagaaacaaaaaagaaatgaaaacgaGGCAGAATAGAATAAGCTATCCTCTTAGATTAGCTGCTTTTACTTTTTGTATAAACTGAATTTCGTAAAGTGGCAGATATATAGCAGCAATTGGTAAAGTTAATGCCATATGATCGGAAGGTCACGGTTCGAACCATGAAACAGCAATGTAGAGAAAAAATATAGTTGACTGAATACCTTATGAATTGGAGATATTCCAATCCTTTAAGCAAACTATTGTAGACATGTtatatttatttctcttttttgggGGGGCTGCTTATTCTCTTTCGAGCTATCTATTATTGATATAAATAAGGACAATGATAATGATTAGTGTTATTGCTATTGTTATCCTTATTATTATCTTTACGTTTAATGATGAGTTTTATTAGAATTATATTTGTTTTATCATTAGTATTTTAGATTGTCTATATCACACCCTTTAGGGTGCAGCCCTTTCCGAATCATGCGTGAACATGAGATGCCTGCCTTGTGCATCGTATTGCCCTTTATTACTGTCTTTTGGTAAGCTATTACTGCCAAGTTTTTTGATGGataaaagtacttttgaggagaaggagaaaaaaatagtttctctccaaaaacacttttctgataagcacttttgaaaaaaatacacttagaagcagttttcaaaagcttggccaaacactaactactgttcaaaagtactttttaaattaattagccaaatacaaaTAGTTTCTcgctaaaaatatttttttgaaaagtatttttgagaataacacttttcaaaataagctgattttagaaacttggccaaacagctATTAAACAGGCGGAGGCTGGACCGAATAGGCAAACCGTTAGGGCGACTGAGATGCTTAGTCAATAAAGGAACAAAACAAGTAGTAGTATAT is from Nicotiana tabacum cultivar K326 chromosome 18, ASM71507v2, whole genome shotgun sequence and encodes:
- the LOC107780891 gene encoding cold-responsive protein kinase 1-like isoform X2 — encoded protein: MTDVQMRDEEEKSGGFEMIRKKLEEWDILPYQYQIFNKEESPNWRHPLFTDRTANGMLAFFYEQCNYYQSFKFSLEPMIVDEVKLCSYSELQDITDFKAESLIQKTLSGRLFRGTIGEGSEKRPAIVKTWDFLLPWGDEHAQRLHKFCDEIELFTDERANTHPNLLKLYRYCYEMRLAAVYDEKFTRVLSDVLLADDFGWDDRIKVATQLADLLAWLHEKIVAVGSVIASCIMIDEEVNIKVFDFGHFSNHVSDDCKIPVKYLVGREAPEVWAGKRTMKSDVYIFGLLLLELISKKKFNFRKNPEY
- the LOC107780891 gene encoding cold-responsive protein kinase 1-like isoform X1, whose amino-acid sequence is MTDVQMRDEEEKSGGFEMIRKKLEEWDILPYQYQIFNKEESPNWRHPLFTDRTANGMLAFFYEQCNYYQSFKFSLEPMIVDEVKLCSYSELQDITDFKAESLIQKTLSGRLFRGTIGEGSEKRPAIVKTWDFLLPWGDEHAQRLHKFCDEIELFTDERANTHPNLLKLYRYCYEMRLAAVYDEKFTRVLSDVLLADDFGWDDRIKVATQLADLLAWLHEKIVAVGSVIASCIMIDEEVNIKVFDFGHFSNHVSDDCKIPVKYLVGREAPEVWAGKRTMKSDVYIFGLLLLELISKKKFNFRKNPVSVKNSVVKEAKLCEKYLVHECFKEVDHPTALDIVEVLF